From one Humulus lupulus chromosome 8, drHumLupu1.1, whole genome shotgun sequence genomic stretch:
- the LOC133797887 gene encoding uncharacterized protein LOC133797887, whose product MEDLCSPFNWDSRHEEEGMEELWYSLLCTTVELETKVESTKEEITKKEDELLMLNDFLSRAIKEKEEAELNCQSIMLDIVTLKKQLHQTQKEKPSAAHNGLGEPTKESQNHFVDQIFASCCETNKENEVSKESCEDNNMDSVLHPTLSSSPCSSLSSELPPSAEKLVAGKPLPEKGKLLQAVMEAGPLLQTLLLAGPLPQWQHPPPRINCVEIPPVAISRPPTHNFLGQEDYSCLSHKKRSLPHYEGYGFSSNTKFQKVVLY is encoded by the exons ATGGAAGATCTATGCAGCCCTTTTAATTGGGATTCTCGCCATGAAGAAGAG GGAATGGAAGAATTATGGTACTCCCTTTTATGCACGACAGTAGAACTGGAGACAAAAGTCGAATCAACCAAAGAAGAGATTACAAAGAAAGAAGATGAACTCCTCATGCTTAATGATTTTCTGAGCAGAGCCATCAAAGAGAAAGAAGAAGCCGAATTAAATTGCCAAAGCATAATGCTGGATATTGTCACACTTAAAAAACAACTACACCAAACTCAGAAAGAGAAACCAAGTGCTGCTCACAATGGGCTAGGAGAGCCAACAAAGGAGAGTCAAAACCACTTTGTTGACCAAATTTTTGCCTCTTGTTGTGAGACTAATAAAGAGAACGAAGTCAGTAAAGAGTCATGTGAAGATAATAATATGGACTCAGTTTTGCATCCAACATTATCTTCTTCTCCTTGTTCTTCATTATCATCAGAATTGCCGCCGAGCGCTGAGAAGTTGGTGGCTGGAAAGCCATTGCCGGAGAAAGGGAAGCTTCTTCAGGCAGTGATGGAAGCAGGGCCCCTGCTTCAGACACTGCTCCTGGCCGGACCTCTTCCACAATGGCAGCACCCGCCGCCGCGCATTAACTGTGTTGAGATCCCTCCGGTGGCCATTTCTCGTCCCCCAACACACAACTTTCTTGGTCAAGAAGATTACTCCTGTTTGAGTCACAAAAAGAGAAGCCTACCACATTATGAGGGCTATGGTTTCTCGTCCAACACAAAGTTCCAAAAGGTTGTTCTGTATTGA
- the LOC133795667 gene encoding uncharacterized protein LOC133795667 has protein sequence MVKFNDEATRDQVLEDGILHFDRKPVIIRPWSANLSAIRLVRSVPLWIRLPDLGLQYWGSKCLSALVSTLGKPIMVDKFTRERSRIQLARVLVEMEVIDNPPRSIQFFNRFGQIMEQEVEYEWLPIKCKACTGFGHAEMECRKELKTKWVKKETTSKEEVKARQNTEGEKSTGLENVDLVSVEKAGDPSNISEKESAPVTTSEGNQNNSQAIPVINKDK, from the coding sequence ATGGTCAAGTTCAATGATGAAGCTACAAGGGATCAAGTTCTTGAAGATGGTATCCTTCATTTTGATCGGAAACCAGTTATTATAAGGCCTTGGTCTGCGAATCTTAGTGCCATTCGTCTTGTTCGTTCAGTTCCTCTCTGGATTCGCTTGCCTGACTTAGGTTTGCAATATTGGGGAAGTAAATGTCTTAGTGCTCTTGTGAGCACGCTTGGTAAACCAATAATGGTCGATAAATTCACTAGGGAGCGCTCAAGAATTCAGCTTGCTAGAGTACTTGTGGAGATGGAAGTAATAGATAATCCCCCTAGATCTATCCAATTTTTTAATAGATTTGGTCAGATAATGGAGCAAGAAGTGGAATATGAGTGGCTTCCCATTAAATGTAAAGCGTGCACTGGTTTTGGTCATGCTGAGATGGAGTGTCGAAAAGAGCTGAAAACAAAATGGGTCAAAAAAGAAACTACATCTAAAGAGGAGGTGAAGGCTAGGCAGAATACTGAGGGGGAAAAATCTACTGGTTTGGAGAATGTAGATTTGGTTTCTGTGGAAAAGGCAGGGGATCCGAGTAATATTTCTGAAAAGGAAAGCGCACCAGTCACTACATCAGAGGGTAACCAGAATAACTCTCAAGCAATCCCAGTTATTAATAAAGATAAGTAG